The genomic stretch TGCGCGCCGGTTGTGGCTGCAAGCGCAGCAGCGGAGCCAAGAAAGAGGCTTTTGAGGTTCATGAAGATAACTCCTCGTTGAATTGAACGGGGCAGTGCCCTGGGCTGGAAGCAGTTCGTTGCGTTGCATCCATCCGCATCAAACCCGCAGAGGCCGTCAGGAACAATAAACCTTCGGTGGAATGCTAAATCAATCGAATGATTAAGAAGCCTCTGTTGCCGTTCTGCAACGATAATCCCATGAGAAATAAAGAGAAAATCGGCCTTCCGTTGGTTGTCTTCGCTGCGTTTCGCCGTCTTTTTCGTCAGACTGCAGGGCGCATATCATAATAAAATCAATCGTTTGATTAATACAATGGAAGGCAGGATGCCAGGCTTCGCAGCTGGAAAAACGGCGTGCGGAATTTTCCGGGTCGGTCGCTTCGGTTTATCCCGGAGGTCGGTTGCCGGCATCAAAAAACAAAGGCGCGGCCGAAAATCCGGCTACGCCTTTATCTATTTTAGGTTGCATATTCGCGAGCGGAGAGAAAACCGTCAGGTTTCCGGGTCGCCCCTGCGCATCATTTCCGGGATCGGCATGGAGAGAATGTTGTAGCCGTTGTCGACGAAATGGATCTCGCCTGTGACGCCGGAGGCAAGGTCGGACAGCAGGTAGAGCGCCGAGCCGCCGACATCTTCGATCGTGGTCGAGCGCCGGAGCGGCGCATTGCGCTGCTGCCAGGCATAGACGAGTCGGGCATCGCCGACGCCGGAGCCCGCGAGCGTGCGCACGGGCCCGGCCGAAATGGCGTTGACGCGAATGCCGCGCGGGCCGTAGTCGCCTGCCAGGTAACGCATCGAGGCCTCGAGCCCGGCCTTGGCCACGCCCATGACGTTGTAGTTCGGGACCACCGCCGTGGAGCCGCCATAGGTCAGCGTCAGCATCGAGCCGCCGTCCGGCATCAGTTCTGCCGCGCGCTTGGCGATCTCGGTGAAGGAGAAGCAGGAGATCACCATGGTGCGGACGAAATTCTCCCGCGTGGTGTTGGCGTAAAGTCCCTTCAACTCGCTCTTGTCGGAAAAGCCGACGGCGTGGACGACGAAGTCGAGCTTGCCCCAGCGCTGCCTGATCGCATCGAAAACAGCGTCGACGCTCTCGATATCCTCGACATCGCAGGGAACGACGAAATCCGAGTCGACTTCGGCCGCCAGGGGATGAACCCGTCGCCCGAGCGCCTCGCCCTGATAGGTGAATGCGAGCTCGGCGCCTTCGGCGTGAACCGCCTTGGCGATGCCCCAGGCAATCGAGTGGTTGTTGGCAACGCCCATGATCAGGCCGCGTTTGCCCTGCATAAGTCCGGTCATCTGCACATTATCCATTGTAACGCCGGAAGACCAGCGTGGCGTTCGTGCCGCCGAAGCCGAACGAGTTTGAAAGAACGGTGTCGATCTTGGCGTTGTCGATGCGCTCGCGCACGATCGGCACGCCCTCGAATTCGGGATCGAGGAGGTCGATATGGGCGCTCTCGCCGATAAAGC from Martelella sp. AD-3 encodes the following:
- the fabI gene encoding enoyl-ACP reductase FabI translates to MTGLMQGKRGLIMGVANNHSIAWGIAKAVHAEGAELAFTYQGEALGRRVHPLAAEVDSDFVVPCDVEDIESVDAVFDAIRQRWGKLDFVVHAVGFSDKSELKGLYANTTRENFVRTMVISCFSFTEIAKRAAELMPDGGSMLTLTYGGSTAVVPNYNVMGVAKAGLEASMRYLAGDYGPRGIRVNAISAGPVRTLAGSGVGDARLVYAWQQRNAPLRRSTTIEDVGGSALYLLSDLASGVTGEIHFVDNGYNILSMPIPEMMRRGDPET